atGGAAGAACACCTGGTTCATAGTAAATACTGCCTTATGTTGTCTGTTACTGTGGAGAAGCTTGTCCAGCAGAGCCCCCTACAGGCTGTTGCagataagaataagtctaccatgacataatctgcttggggaggaaaggtggccagcctctcaaaggagaagggccttgagcttgttcctcaatggacttttattgggttcaatttgcacaggaatacaggtaaagctcgttaatcattgtcaggcagtaatgatcaaacaacagataacattcaaactacaagggcttattttgagtcagggtcagttagctaaagggccataaaattttgggaaaccaactcattttatgcttggacccttatcagaaaattgagggcattcttagcaaagcaggtttcacaggattttatgcattctttcttaggcctgatcaccctggggaactgcctgttcctgcccagggcagcactaccctctggcattgtttcaggcttaagtcagtcaggggaagtaaggcagccaagagattaggagacttctcacagacagaacGAGGACTCAGGCcttgtcaaagccaaggggtgagggtccatcaccatctttttctatagccccccaagtccttccctgatggctccgtcgtgactgtgcctgtcttctcCTTCAGGGGCCAATGGTGCCACTTGGGACTCTTCAGTCAGATCTGGTCTTGACCTGTGCTTACCAATGTGTGTGTCTTTTCctggaatcttacccatcattggctaacaagtcatctgcctggggctaAGCAAGGTGAAGTGAAGCGGGCAGAGGCAGCACCTCTGCCGGAAAGATAAGCTTCATCTCCTTAGTGACtgatggtcccaaggtctttttctcagccttagccatgggggttacagcttctgaaaccaggcagggcagttctcAACATGTTACCATTATTGGTATAAATATTCCTTTTCAGGTGCAGTACATATGGATGGAACCAATGATAGCACTCAAGGAAATTTCATCCTTTTGGGATTTTCTGACCACCCCCATCTGGAGAGGATCCTCTTTGTGGTCATCTTGATTGCATATCTCCTGACCATTGTGGGAAATACTACCATCATCCTTGTGTCCCGGCTAGACCACCAGCTCCACagccccatgtacttcttcctcacccacctctccttcctggaCCTCAGCTTCACCAGCAGTTCAATCCCCCAGCTGCTCTATAACCTGAGTGGACGTGACAAGACAATCAGCTACACAGGCTGTGCCATccagctctttctctttctgggtctGGGTGGTGTGGAGTGCCTGCTCCTGGCTGTCATGGCCTATGACCGGTTTGTTGCAGTCTGCAACCCCCTGCACTACCTGGTGATCATGAATCCTCGCCTCTGCGTGGGATTAGTGTTGGTGGCCTGGGGCGGTGGGGTGGCCAACTCCctggccatgtccccagttaCCCTGCATTTACCACGCTGTGGGCGCCGCAGTGTGGACCACTTCTTGTGTGAGATGCCTGCCCTTATCCGGATGGCCTGTGTCAATACAACTGCCATTGAGGGCACTGTCTTTGTCCTGGCAGTGGGTATTGTGCTGTTACCCCTGGTGTTTATCCTGGTCTCCTATGGCTACATCATAAGGGCTGTATTACATATTCAGTCAGCATCAGGGAGGCAAAAGGCCTTCAACACCTGTGGCTCTCATCTCACAGTGGTCTGTCTGTTCTATGGGAACATCATCTACATGTACATGCAGCCAGGGAACAGCTCTTCCCAGAACCAGGGAAAATTCCTCACCCTCCTCTACAATATTGTCACACCACTTTTGAACCCCCTTATCTACACCCTCAGAAACAGAGAGGTGAAGGGGGCACTAAGGAAGCTGCTGCTAGGTGACAGAGAGGTGCAAAAGAAGTAAGAGCAAGTAGGAGAAGTGGGCATCTGCAGCACGGCTGTCATCTCCTTCAGGGGCCAATGGTGCCATTTGGGACTCTTCAGTCAGATGTGGTCTTGACCTGTGCTTCCCAATGTGTGTGTCTTTTCCTGGACTTCCATAAACTGTTTCTGTTTTAAAGTGTAGCTGCACAACACACATCATTCAAAAATCCCTCTAGCTGATTGATGAAACAGGTTCAAAGAACAACACGAAATAAGCAGTTACAAAGATGAGTTTCCACAGCTTCTACCAAAGTGCCAAGAAGAAAGACACTTTTTAATCtgaattttgcttttgttatttttaaaaattatttaatgactCTCTGTATTTTAGTCAAAATGACCacaatttgtttaattttcttagcTGACAGCCATCAGATGTGGAAATCCAGCAAGTAGGGTGTTTTCTATTTCCCAAATTCACATCCAAAGTCTTTCATGGAAACATATGTTTCTTTTCTATCATTTGTTCCCAAACTTTGACATTTCCCCAAAGTCTAGTGTAAGATTCTGAATAAACCTATAAAGTTAACCTATAAAGTAGTAGGTGGGTCATTTAAGTCTTAGAACATGATTATCTCTCAGGCACATATTTATGTTATTAGTGAGAAGGCCCTAATGTTCATTAAGTTCCTGCTATGAGGCAGATGCTCTTATTCATCTAATCTCTGCATTTGTTGGAGGtcatcatgattttttttattatttttaaaaacattttattgattatgctgttagagttgttccttttttcccttcttttgccctctcttcctgggatccccattccctccaggaaCTCCCTCCCTAGTAcatgtctatgggttatgcatataagttctttggcttctccatgtcctatactgttcttaacatccccctgtctattttctacccaccaatTTATGTTTTGTGATCCCTGCACTTTCCcttccattcttccccctccccctcccagctgataaccctccatgtgatctccatatcaaTGATTTTGTtactgttctgcttgtttgcttagtttgttttttaggttcatctgtgatagttgtgagtttgttgtcactttaatgttcacagttttgatcttctttttcttagataagtcccattaccatttcatgtaataatggcttggtgatgatgaattcctttaacttgaccttatctgggaagcactttatctgcccttccattctaaatgatagctttgctgaatagagtaatctaggttgtatgtccttgattttcatcattttgaatacttcttgccagtcccttctagcctgcaaagtttctttgagaaatcagtggatagtcttatgggaactcccctgtagataatgaccttcttttctcttgctacttttaagattctctcttcatctttaacctttggcagtttaattatgatgtgtcttggtatagtcctctctgggtccaacttgtttgggactctctgtgcttccaggaattatatgtctatttccttcaccaaattaagaaagttttctctcattgttttttcaaataaattttcaatttcttgctcttccttttctccttctgacacccctatgattcagatgttggtatgtttgaagatgtcccagaggctccttagtctatcctcgtttttttaaattcttttttcttcttgctgttctgatagaatgttttttttcttccttatgttccaaatcgttgatttgagtcctggtttccttcccttcactgtggcttccatgtagatttttctttatttcatttaatgtaatcttcatttctgcctagatcttttttatgctgttgccatactcaatgagttctttgagcatcctgattaccagtgttttgaactctgcatcttataggttggttatctccatttcatttagttatttttctggaatttgttctgttttttcatttgggccatatttctttgtcacctTATTtaggaagcctccctgtgttttctctttgtattaggtagagctactttgactcccaGGCCTATTGTAGAAGAGTATACTTGTAAATtgtatggggcggagccttaggtaattgccaggatGGGAAAACCCCTGTTACTGCTTAGTGACTCTGTGtggcagagggctcagagaggggacaatgctctTGCCTagcttctggagttttgctcagGATGAAGCTCTTTCCTGACACTTGCCCTATTTCCAGTCACTTCGCTTTCTCCTtgtatgccacttgtgcccttccagctgtagttatggtgctgaatcccagaaggGGTGGGCCTGTGTAAGCCCTAAGTCCAtgaggccctttaagaggaatctcCTGAGAATCTGTCAGTTTCTTATGCTTCCTCAAACCTTTCTGGTTTTTACAACTGGAACCTGTGAGGATTTATCtacctggtactggaaccctaggctgtgtggtctgctttggggctgggatccctcactcctgaggtattcctcccaatttttatccaccacagatgaatgtgggaccacctgttctgccATCTCTCCATGCCACACCACTGTCTCcacacctcttccccctctgtctctctgcctgtcttcccatctcttcccctccccacccccccgcacctgtctggatgaatgtggcttctttaaatctttgattGTCAAACTTCCATGCATctctattttctgacagttctgtgtgatatttgttttgtagtctagttgtaatgttttctgtagttgtgtgaggaggtgaagcaagtttatctatgcctccatcttgatcagaagccctgttctttttttaaaatatatttattgattatgctattacagttgtcccatttcccccccttccctcaactTCATTCTGCCCACcgtctccctcccacattccccccctacggttcatatccatgggtcatacttataagttctttggcttctacatttcctacactatttttaccctccccctgtctattttccacctatcatctatgctacttattctctgtacctttccccccctctccccctcccactcctctattgacacccctccatgtgatctccatctctatggttctgttcctgttctagttgtttgcctagtttgctcttgtttgtgttttaggtgtggtcgttaataactgtgagtttgctgtcatttttactgttcacattttttaccttctttttcttaggtaactctctttaacatttcatataataagggcttggtgatgatgaactcctttaacttgaccttatctgagaagcgctttatcttcccttccattctaaatgatagctttgctggatacagtaatcttggatgtaggtccttgcctttcatgacttggaatacttcttgccagtcccttcttgcctgtaaggtctctttggagaaatcagctgacagtcttatgggaactcctttgtaggtaactgtgtccttatctctggctgcttctgagattctcttcttctgtttcatcttgggtaatgtaattatgatgtgccttggtgtgttcctccttgggtccagcttctttgggactctctgcgcttcctggacttcctggaagtctatttcctttgccagagtagggaagttctccttcattatttgttcaaataagttttcaattttttgttcttcctcttctccttctggcacccctataattcggatgttggaacgtttcaagatgtcctggaggttcctaagcctctcctcatttttccaagttcttgtttcttcattcttttctggttggatgtttgtttcttccttctggtccataccattgatttgagtcccagtttccttctcatcactattggttccctgtacattttcctttgtttctcttagcataggcttcattttttcatctgttttttgaatagattcaaccaagtctgtgagcatattgataaccagtgctttgaactgtgcatccgataggttggctatctcttcctcgcttagttgtattttttctggagctttgaagtgttctgtcatttgggccattttttttgttgtttgtttgtcttggcgcgtctgttactttaaggggcggagccttaggtgttcactggggcggggtaatgctggtggctgcgctgtgacgctgtgcgtgggggaggggccgagtgggagcaatggcgcccgcctcactctcctctggatttcaatctttcactctgctacccacaatcaaactgggccactctggtgctggttcccgagtgggtgggcctgtgcacactctaggcccctgtgggtctctccaacgacctctcctgtgaggctgggagtctctcctgctgctgccccaacccccacgggtgttttcaatcagaggtttgaggctttatttccccgagctggagcccagtgttgtgcggtctgctttgctccccgccgtttgtccagtttatctatgcgcgaatgtggggccccggggtgctacccgccgcactgcctgccctgttctctgccactctgagtccagccctctcagtttatctgtttgcgaatgtggggctgcagggtctgctagtggttggactgcctgccccatttgtcccacactccgccagtctcagtcccaccacagcaaggggagtcctctctgccccggctgcccatctctgcccctcctaccagtctcaatgaatgtttcttttttatctagttggtgtcagacttccttgccgttcgattttctgtcagttctggttgtttgagGAAGTGcagtgcatctacctatgcctccatcttggttctccccctgttctttattttttaaatccttgacCAAGGATATCCTGCAGTTCTTCTCTGggcctttatttatttgttggtaCCAAATTCCTTTGTTTGGGtcattgttattttcattatcCTTTTTTACTTGTGTCATTCATGAGGCTTGGAGGtctaattatttgttcaattagAACTGAACCAGAGATTTACTCCAAGTTCTGTCTGACTCCCAATTCCTGCTGTTTCTATAACTACATGAATTTTTAAGGAgcgaaataatttaaaaattcatgtcaTCCACCCTTTGGAACTAAAGAGTATGATTTTCTCCCATTCCTTGCATAGCACAGACCAGAGTGCAGGGGAGGGAAAAGTTTTCCTGGACCCTTTTAGAGTACCTTTtgggtctgaaaattaaactgagaaagatcaacaggagaaaagcatacaaattgATTTAATAGAAGTTTTATGGGACACAGGAAGCTTATTGAGGAAATTAAGTTTATATGCCAGATGTTATGAAGAGTGTACAGTGTGGAGAAATACAATAGGACAAAGGGGGTGTAAGTTGAATGTAATAAATGGAGAAACTTAGCAAGGTCTGTGTGCTTGCCAAACTCAAGTCCAGCAGAAAGGACTGTTGGTTGCACTCAACTGAGACCTTTGGTGCACTCTGTTTCTGGAAAAGCTACAGGCAGATTCTCAAATGGTCCTTGATAAGAGTGGCTTTGGAACAAGGGCCAATCTTTCCCTCCTCCCATAGGTTAGGCATGTGCTACCCTCAACAGAAGACTCCCGTGCCAGGATCTCTGGAAGCATGCTTCTCTGTTGCTAAGGGAACACCTGCAGCTGCTCCCTTCACCTGGACCTGCACTGCACCCAACAGAGGGCTGCCTTGATTTGCATTCCCAGATCTTGCTGGCCCCTCCTGCTGAACTCAGCTATGTAGGGGGGAAAGGGGTGCAGCTCTGAGATAGGACCTTTGGCACTGTCCCTCAGAGTCTCCCGTTAAGGTCTCCAGCACTGCACTATGGAGCTAGGGCAAGGCAAGCAGCTTGCTCCTCTTCTGCAGGCTTGAGGGCTGGTGCTACCCCCAGCAGAGGACCTTGGTCTATTTTTCCAAGTCCTCCTGAGCTCAGTTCCATGgtgggaagggagcagggagtgTAGTTTGGAGCTGGGAACTTTGGGGTGTGGCTTCATTAGGGTCTCTGATGGCATGGCTGCAGAACCAGGAGACATGCAGTTTAGCATCACTTGATTGGTTTGCACAAGTCCCAGGGACACCATCCTGTCCTCCCAAACTTGCTCTTGCAGCAGAGGCAGCTGGCTGTACCCAACCTAAATCTTTGCTGTGCTCCCTTTTCAGGGAGCTAGAATTGGAGATGCTGGTAGAGAATGAGTGGTGTGGCTCTGGAGTAGGAGCCACATTCTCCACACTGAGTGCCTCACCACTCTCACCTACTAGCCCCATCCTCCTCCTGACTTGGTCTCCCCTCCCTACCAAGCTTGAGCCTTGTGGAAAGGTCAGTGGGGCGTAGCCATCTTGGGATCACTCTACAGGCTTTCTTTGTAAGACTCTGGAGGAAGTCCAGGCAACCTAAGAGAGAGGAGTAGCTGACAGAAAACACTGACCTCAGGGAGCTTTGGACTTTTATTGATCTTCCCCTGACTCAGAACTCCAGGAAGCTGATCCTGGCACACACTAGACTCTATCATGTGCTAAAAGCAAACACAAATAGTGAACAGCATGGTAGCTACACTCAGGTAGCTCAAGGCCAATTACACAAAATGTCTGATAGTAACGTGTACTTGAATGCCACCCAAGTAGTCCCAGAATCAACACAACCAATGGTGGACTTCAGACCCGATCAAAGCTGTACTTACTAACCACACAAGCCACACACCCACAGGAAGAttccagcaggcaccagagcctgcTGGGAACAACTGCACCTCAGGGGCAGCCATAGCACAGTGCATCATACAGAGTAATCAAGGTTTAGCCCTTCAGGCTGGGAGACTATAAGGGTCATCTCCACACACAAAAGGGCAAACAGCATTCAATACTCAACTACAACAAAACGGTGCACATAACCTACAAGAAACATTCCTGGAACATGAACCTCAGGTGATCTGGAAGATTGTGCCACTGAGCCCCAGCAAACCTTCATCATAAACCCATCATAACAAGTTTGAGGGTCATAGCACATCTACCTAATAATGTACAGAGAACAAAAGTGGAGCCAAAGAACAGTGTCCAAaacagaagaacaagaaatgccccagaaaaaagaattaaatgaaatggatgaaatgaaagcaaccaaaatatcagaagcagaatttaaaagaatgattataagaatgctcaaaaaccttaggggaagaatggatgatctcagtCAGGACTTAACCAAAAATATTAAACACTAAAAAGGACAGGAACCATGTTTAAAaaaccagtcataaatgaagactATGATATCTGAAATAaggaatacactagaaggaatcaacagctgATTAGATGAAGCATAGAATCGAATCAGTGAATTAGAGAACAAGATAACAATTAGTAACCAAACACAGcatcataaagaaaattaaaagaaacaaggaaagtctaagaaacttctgggaaaaataaaagcataacaGCAGCTGCATCATACGagcaccagaaagagaagagagtgagcaagggatagagaacctgtttgaagaaaaaacagcagaaaactTTTTAACTTGGTTAAAGAAAAAGGCACACaatttcaggaagcacagagaggccctATCAAGATGAACCCCACAAGActcacagcaagacacatcataattaaaatggcaaaggttaaagacaaaaaagagaatCTGAAAGGTGCACGAGAGaatcagttagttacctacaagggggcTCCCATAAGGcagtcagctaatttctcaaaagaaacacttcaggccagaggAGATTAGCATGAAgtattcaagatgatgaaaaacaaggacacGCAACCAAGAGTAACCTATCCACAaacctatcatttaaaattgaaggtgaaatagagatcttcccagacaaaaaatgTTCCACTcgaaagacatagggtagctgaatagataagaaaacatgaccaatatatatgctgtctattaCAGACCTACATTACAACAAAAGCTTCACAGAGGCtaaaactgaagaaatgaaaaaaaaattcatgctaatgaaaattttaaaaacctggaaGCTGGGATAGCAACACCTATAcctgacaaaatggactttaaaacaaagaccataaaaaggacaaagaaggtCACCATGTAATACTTATGTATTAAAGGTATTGATCCAACATGAGAATATAACCCTTGTGAACATATATGTTCCAAATATAAGAgtacctaaatacataaagaaatgttGGCAGACTTTAAGGGAGAGATCAATAAAACTACCACCACACGAAGGGATTTTACACCCCACTGTCATCAATGGAtagtttggaagatctatccaaatcaacaaagacACAGTGACCTTACACAACACACTAGATTGATgggtttaatttatatttacagaacatttcattccaaagcagcaaatatacattcttctcaagtgcatgtggaacattctcaaagataggcCATATGCTGGGAGACAAAATAAATCTTAACaaatttaggaagattgaaaTCAAAACAAGCAGATGACACAGACTACAATGTCATGAAACTAGATATCAACtacaattaaaaaactgaaaaaatatttaaatgtatggaggctaaataacctgttattaaacaatgagtgggttaataatgagatgaaagagaaaataaaaaattacctcaaaacaaattaaaatgaacatacaacaacccaaaatctatgggacagtGTAAaaacagtcttgagaaagaagttcatagcattacaggcttacctcaagaaacaagaaaaatctcaaataaataatttaatcttacacctaaaagcaattaaaaaatcaacaaagcccaaagtaggtagaaggaagaaaataataaagatcaaagtggatacaaatggcatagagactaaaaagaaaatacaaaagatcaataaaaacaagagctggttctttgacaaGACAAATAggattgacaaacatttaatcagacccatcaagaaaagaagagagaggacccaaataaaaccagaaatgaaagaggagaaataacaactgatatcacaggaaacaaaggattgcaagaaaatattatgaacagctatatgccaacaaattagacaacctgcatgaaatggataaattcctagaaacagtCCAAAAgcgaatcaggaagaatcagaaaacctgaatagaccaattacaactaataaaattgaagtaGTAGTTAAAAAAACtccccaacaaacaaaagtcctggaccaaatggcttcacagatgaatttttccaaacattcaaagaagaactaatacccATCCTCCTCAAATTattccataaaattcaagaggaagaaagacttccaaactttttttacaaggccagtattatcttaatttcaaaaacagataaaaacactacaaagaaagaaaattataagccataTTCCTGATAAACATAGAGATgtttaaaatcctcaacaaaatattaataaactgaatccagcaatacattaaaaagatcagtcaccatgatcaagtgtgatttatcttggggatgcaagattggtacaatatttgcaaatcaataaatgcaatacatcacataaacaaaatgaaagaaaaaatcacatgatcatatcaataaatgcagaaaaggcATATGATAAAACTCAGcaacatttatgataaaaactcttagaaaagtgggaatagagggatcatacctcaataTAACAAAGGCGATACATGacaaacctatagccaacatcattctcaattggcaaaaagtaaaatcatttctcttataatcaggaacaagaaagggatgttccctttcaccactcttattcaacatagtactgggagtcccagccacagcaatcagacaagaaagagaaataaaatacagttaaacTGCCATTATTTTCAggtgacatgatattgtatataggaAACACTaaatactccaccaaaaaactgtgagatctaataaatgaattgagCAAATAGcaggataaaatattaatattcaggAATCAATGGCAGTcctatacaccaataataagctacagaaagagaaactaataaaatattccatttactattgcaacaaaaaaatgAGGTACTGCAGActacatttaaccaaggaggtgaaagatttACACTCTGAACACTGTAgtacattgaagaaagaaaatgagaaagattcAAATAAATGGCAGTATATACCATCTTTATGCACTGGAAGAATTGACATTAAATGTCCACAAGatgaaattcctattaaaataccaatggcatatttcacagatctagaataaatatttcaaaaatttatgtcaaaccaaaaatgaccccaaatagcctcgtcaatcttgagaaagaacaacatggatggatgttagagggatcacaatacctgttatCAAATGTACTACAAGGCCATGCAATCACAACAGCCTGATACTGTCATGagaataggcacatagaccaatggaacagaatagagagcccagaaataaacctatgccttttttgtcaattaatatttgacaaaggagtcaagaacatacaatggattaaagatagtctcttcaaaaTATAGTGCtggtaaaattggacagatacatgcaaaaaatgtaattagaccaccaacttataccatacacaaaaataaactcaaaataataaaagacttaaatgtaagtcacaaaaccataaaaatcctggaagaaaatatagacagtaaaatctcagacatctcttcaagcaatatttttttggatatgtttcctagggcaatggaaataaaagaaaaaattcaaaaatgggactacttcaaactaaaaagcttcttgtAACAAAAGAAAGCATTGACAAAATGAAAAGCGAACTCAAATAGATAAAGCACatatacaattcaacaccaggaagacaaacaatccaattaaaaaatgggcaaaggacttaaatagacacttctccaaggaagacatacagatggtccacagacatatggaaaaatgtccaacatcactaatcatca
This window of the Desmodus rotundus isolate HL8 chromosome 9, HLdesRot8A.1, whole genome shotgun sequence genome carries:
- the OR2W3 gene encoding olfactory receptor 2W3 translates to MDGTNDSTQGNFILLGFSDHPHLERILFVVILIAYLLTIVGNTTIILVSRLDHQLHSPMYFFLTHLSFLDLSFTSSSIPQLLYNLSGRDKTISYTGCAIQLFLFLGLGGVECLLLAVMAYDRFVAVCNPLHYLVIMNPRLCVGLVLVAWGGGVANSLAMSPVTLHLPRCGRRSVDHFLCEMPALIRMACVNTTAIEGTVFVLAVGIVLLPLVFILVSYGYIIRAVLHIQSASGRQKAFNTCGSHLTVVCLFYGNIIYMYMQPGNSSSQNQGKFLTLLYNIVTPLLNPLIYTLRNREVKGALRKLLLGDREVQKK